From Perognathus longimembris pacificus isolate PPM17 chromosome 4, ASM2315922v1, whole genome shotgun sequence, one genomic window encodes:
- the Tyw5 gene encoding tRNA wybutosine-synthesizing protein 5 isoform X1, which translates to MAGERRPVPRLRDVSREQFLQHLYPQRKPLVLEGIDLGSCTSKWTVDYLSQVGGTKEVKIHVSTVAQMDFISKNFVYRTLPFDKLVQRAAEAKHDEFFISEDEKYYLRSLGEDPRKDVADMRKQFPSLEGDIKFPKFFREEQFFSSVFRISSPGLQLWTHYDVMDNFLIQVTGKKRVVLFSPRDAQYLYLSGSKSKVLNIDNPDLAKYPLFSQARRYECSLEAGDVLFIPALWFHNVISEEFGVGVNVFWKHLPSECYDKTDTYGNKDPVAASRAAQILDRALKTLADLPEEYRDFYARQMVLQIQDRAYSKNFE; encoded by the exons aGAAAACCACTTGTGTTGGAAGGAATTGATTTGGGGTCATGCACAAGCAAATGGACAGTGGATTACCTAAGCCAAGTTGGAGGgacaaaagaagtaaaaattcaTGTTTCTACAGTTGCACAGATGGACTTCATTAGTAAGAACTTTGTATATAG aACTTTACCTTTTGACAAGTTAGTTCAGAGGGCTGCTGAAGCAAAGCATGATGAATTCTTCATATCAGAG GATGAGAAATACTATTTACGGTCACTTGGAGAAGATCCTAGAAAG GATGTTGCAGATATGCGGAAGCAGTTCCCTTCATTAGAAGGAGATATTAAGTTTCCAAAGTTCTTCAGAGAAGAGCAGTTCTTTTCCAGTGTTTTTCGAATTAGTTCACCTGGATTACAACTTTGGACGCACTATGAT GTAATGGATAACTTCTTAATACAAGTGACAGGGAAAAAGCGTGTTGTATTATTCAGTCCTCGAGATGCCCAGTATTTATATTTATCAG GTTCTAAGTCAAAAGTGCTGAATATAGATAACCCAGACTTGGCTAAATACCCACTGTTTTCCCAGGCCAGAAGGTATGAATGTTCCCTTGAAGCTGGTGATGTGTTATTCATTCCTG CTTTATGGTTCCATAATGTAATTTCTGAAGAGTTTGGAGTGGGAGTGAATGTCTTTTGGAAGCACCTTCCATCTGAATGCTATGATAAAACAGATACCTATGGCAACAAAGATCCTGTTGCAGCATCAAGAGCTGCACAAATCTTGGACAGAGCCTTAAAAACACTGGCTGATTTGCCAGAGGAATACAGGGACTTCTATGCACGGCAAATGGTCTTACAAATCCAAGACAGAGCCTACAGCAAGAACTTTGAATAA
- the Tyw5 gene encoding tRNA wybutosine-synthesizing protein 5 isoform X2, with protein MRKQFPSLEGDIKFPKFFREEQFFSSVFRISSPGLQLWTHYDVMDNFLIQVTGKKRVVLFSPRDAQYLYLSGSKSKVLNIDNPDLAKYPLFSQARRYECSLEAGDVLFIPALWFHNVISEEFGVGVNVFWKHLPSECYDKTDTYGNKDPVAASRAAQILDRALKTLADLPEEYRDFYARQMVLQIQDRAYSKNFE; from the exons ATGCGGAAGCAGTTCCCTTCATTAGAAGGAGATATTAAGTTTCCAAAGTTCTTCAGAGAAGAGCAGTTCTTTTCCAGTGTTTTTCGAATTAGTTCACCTGGATTACAACTTTGGACGCACTATGAT GTAATGGATAACTTCTTAATACAAGTGACAGGGAAAAAGCGTGTTGTATTATTCAGTCCTCGAGATGCCCAGTATTTATATTTATCAG GTTCTAAGTCAAAAGTGCTGAATATAGATAACCCAGACTTGGCTAAATACCCACTGTTTTCCCAGGCCAGAAGGTATGAATGTTCCCTTGAAGCTGGTGATGTGTTATTCATTCCTG CTTTATGGTTCCATAATGTAATTTCTGAAGAGTTTGGAGTGGGAGTGAATGTCTTTTGGAAGCACCTTCCATCTGAATGCTATGATAAAACAGATACCTATGGCAACAAAGATCCTGTTGCAGCATCAAGAGCTGCACAAATCTTGGACAGAGCCTTAAAAACACTGGCTGATTTGCCAGAGGAATACAGGGACTTCTATGCACGGCAAATGGTCTTACAAATCCAAGACAGAGCCTACAGCAAGAACTTTGAATAA